Genomic segment of Vibrio azureus:
TCCTTTTTTAACTTGCTTAACTTTGACCCAATTAATGACTCCATTATTAATAATCACAGGTCAGAAATAAGTATACCAAATAATTTACAGAAAAATATACATATTTTAAATATTAATTTAAATAATAAGTTAATTAACTTTTTATTTTTATGGAATTGAGCTTTTGGATAACAAAAAATAAATGATAAATCCAGATAAAATAACGCGCGCTAATTCTAACTTTTTTAAATAAGTAATATTATATTTAATATTAACGGGGTAATCATACCCAAGCAGTATCAAAGTGCTTGCTGCAGAGAGATACGACTTGGGTATAGGAGGAAAGGAACTTAACTATACCCAAGTGACCTCAAGATGCTTGATTCAGAGCGAGGTCACTGAGTCGAATTCAAGGAAGACAACGAAGCGGGATAGTATTCTATTTCTTATTTTTGTAATAAGAACGGTTGTCTGACGCAAGAAGTCGGCTCAGTGACACGCTCCCAAAGGGCGAGTGACCTTAACTCTCAGACTTTGTTAACGATTCTCAATGTAGAGCCACTAAATCTTCGAATCGTTGCCGTGCCTGAGAGCTAAGGTCATCTCGCTGAACGCAGCATCTTGAGGTTACTTGGGTATATTAATCTTCATTTTTTCTGTTCGTTTTTTCGGCATATTCAGCGCGAATCTGCTGAGCAACGATCTTTATGGCTTCTGCTGTACTCGTACCAGTTTGCATCAACTGTTGAATTTTTTCGACAGCCTTTTGCTGCTCTTGATGTGATAGAGGGGGTAAATCATCAAACATTAAAAAAATCCTCTTCGTAAAGTGCGAAGACTATAGCGATTCATACTTCGAGCTGCAAGTTAAAAGATAGTGCCTTACAGTGAATTTAAATAATCAGTTTTATAGAATATAAGTTAAGGTTCATTCATCGTCTGGTAGATCATCTGATGACTGCTGAGTAACATTAAATGTACGGCTAATGGTTTGTGCCTGCTCAATACTTATCCCACCCTGCCAACGACGACTACTGATTGTTAAAGCAAGTACATAACGTGATTGCGGTATCGCATTATCGGGTAACGATGTTGGGTAATTTGATTTGTAGCTTTTTTGCCAAACTTCCTCAAACTCTCCATTTGTATAGTCGAAAAGTGACATTTCTAGTTCAGGCAGAGGACAATAAGAGTTGATCAACACACTTTTTTCAACTTTCCAACTGTCGTTAGACGTCCAGCGTACATAAAGAGATGAGTTTGACATCCCTAAAATAACCCATGTTCTGTAAGTTTGAAAATCGCCACTTTTAATTGTTAGATGATACAAGCCAGGCTCTAACCTTCCGGAGATGTTGTAATGTTTTAAATATGTTTTTAGATTGTAACTTGGGTCAGTGCCCTGTGTGGAATCTTTTTCATAGTTAAACTTGTTATCGGAAGAAATAGACTCTTCAAACCAACGTTCAAAAACAATTTCGTCAATATCCTTCGTTGAACTGGCCTCAATCACAACCTTATAGGAGTCTCTACCCGGGCTTTGTATAGTTTGATGAACAATGTTTAAACTTTTAAGCCAGTCAGGAAACTCTGGGGATGTTAAAGACTTACCACAGTCTTTGGTCAACGATTGCGCCAATAGCTCATCCAAGTGAGCACCAACCCCAGGATCGGTTTGACGCTGTAGAAGTTCGACAAGATCATCAAACATTGCACCTAAATCGTCCTCAAGAAGGTCTTTGTGAGCACGCTCTAGGGGCGAGTTAGATTGAAACCAGTCCATAGAATAGGCTGGTTTTATCAACATTAACAAAAGAAATAACGCAATTGATGATTTCATTATTTGTTACTTATGTCTTCATTTTGTATCCAACACCTCGTAATGTTTCAATCTCTAGCCCTGGCAGTTTCTGACGAAGTTGAAGGACATGTGTATCAACAGTACGGGTGGTGGGGAAATGGTTATAACCCCAAACATGATCGAGTAATTCATCTCGAGTGAATACTCTACCAAGGTTGGAAGCTAAAAATAATAATAGGTCAAACTCTGTTCTAGTTAGCGTTATCGGCTGACCATTAAAGATAA
This window contains:
- a CDS encoding YoaH family protein; the protein is MFDDLPPLSHQEQQKAVEKIQQLMQTGTSTAEAIKIVAQQIRAEYAEKTNRKNED
- a CDS encoding DUF2861 family protein, giving the protein MKSSIALFLLLMLIKPAYSMDWFQSNSPLERAHKDLLEDDLGAMFDDLVELLQRQTDPGVGAHLDELLAQSLTKDCGKSLTSPEFPDWLKSLNIVHQTIQSPGRDSYKVVIEASSTKDIDEIVFERWFEESISSDNKFNYEKDSTQGTDPSYNLKTYLKHYNISGRLEPGLYHLTIKSGDFQTYRTWVILGMSNSSLYVRWTSNDSWKVEKSVLINSYCPLPELEMSLFDYTNGEFEEVWQKSYKSNYPTSLPDNAIPQSRYVLALTISSRRWQGGISIEQAQTISRTFNVTQQSSDDLPDDE